One region of Drosophila kikkawai strain 14028-0561.14 chromosome 2R, DkikHiC1v2, whole genome shotgun sequence genomic DNA includes:
- the LOC108082605 gene encoding beta-glucuronidase isoform X5, producing the protein MALSFFSLVTGLYVLHFSLALILVNKEVPQTRGMLYPRESETREVRSLDGIWNFVRSDQANPTQGVRDEWYTKDLSQSRPTIPMPVPASYNDITTDNLRDHVGTVWYDRKFFVPRSWSKNQRIWLRFGSVHYEAFVWINGQKVVKHEIGHLPFEAEVTDILNYGAENRITVMCDNALIQTTVPQGKITEVPNDNGMTIIQSYTFDFFNYAGIHRSVHLYTTPRTFIEEVEVTTALSENNSVGEVFYSVSVNGSAANEAINVLNIQANLYDKEGAKVANTTSDGKLDGCLKLTGVKPWWPYLMHPEPGYLYELEIKLLAANEELLDVYRLKVGLRTLSWNKSQFLINGKPVYFRGFGRHEDSDIRGKGLDNALMVRDFNLLKWIGANAYRTSHYPYSEESMQFADQHGIMIIDECPSVDTENYSQELLGKHKSSLEQLIHRDRNHPSVVMWSIANEPRTASMNADSYFELVANFTRSLDKTRPITAAIAVPYTQDKSGRHLDIISFNRYNAWYSNTGRLDMVTQNVIDEATAWNKQYNKPVIMSEYGADTLEGLHMTPAYVWSEEFQEEVFARHFKAFDQLRKKGWFIGEFVWNFADFKTAQSYTRVGGNKKGVFTRSRQPKAAAHLLRKRYFALGRDLDQCQFPEDLFTYIADLIS; encoded by the exons CTCTCTCCTTCTTCTCCCTGGTGACCGGTCTCTATGTCCTGCACTTCTCCCTAGCTCTGATCCTGGTCAACAAGGAGGTGCCCCAGACACGCGGTATGCTATATCCCAGGGAATCGGAGACGCGTGAAGTGCGCTCGCTGGACGGCATCTGGAATTTTGTGCGCTCCGATCAGGCGAATCCCACGCAGGGCGTTCGGGATGAGTGGTACACAAAGGATCTTAGCCAGAGCAGGCCCACGATTCCTATGCCAGTGCCTGCCTCCTACAATGACATTACCACGGACAACCTGAGGGATCATGTGGGCACCGTGTGGTATGATCGAAAGTTCTTTGTGCCTCGCTCTTGGTCGAAGAATCAGAGGATATGGCTAAGGTTTGGCAGTGTCCATTACGAGGCCTTTGTG tGGATCAATGGCCAAAAGGTGGTGAAGCACGAGATCGGTCATTTGCCCTTTGAGGCTGAGGTCACGGATATCCTTAATTATGGGGCCGAAAACAGGATCACTGTGATGTGTGACAATGCTTTGATCCAGACAACAGTGCCGCAGGGCAAGATCACAGAGGTGCCCAACGATAATGGGATGACCATTATCCAAAGCTATACCTTTGATTTCTTCAACTATGCGGGCATACACAGGAGTGTACATCTGTACACCACGCCCAGGACTTTTATTGAGGAGGTGGAAGTCACAACAGCTCTGTCGGAGAATAATAGTG TTGGCGAGGTCTTCTATAGCGTCAGCGTAAATGGCAGCGCTGCCAACGAAGCCATCAATGTCCTAAATATCCAAGCCAACCTCTACGACAAAGAAGGAGCCAAGGTGGCCAATACCACCTCGGATGGCAAGCTCGACGGCTGCCTGAAGCTCACAGGAGTCAAGCCTTGGTGGCCCTACCTGATGCATCCCGAACCTGGCTATCTTTATGAGCTGGAGATTAAGCTGCTGGCGGCCAACGAGGAGCTGCTCGATGTCTACCGGCTGAAAGTGGGCCTACGCACGCTAAGTTGGAACAAATCGCAGTTCCTTATCAATGGTAAACCTGTGTATTTCCGAGGCTTTGGAcgtcacgaggattcggataTAAGAGGCAAGGGCCTGGACAATGCCCTGATGGTGCGGGACTTTAATCTGTTGAAGTGGATAGGAGCGAATGCGTATCGCACTTCGCATTATCCTTACTCAGAGGAGTCCATGCAGTTTGCAGACCAGCATGGCATCATGATCATTGACGAGTGTCCCAGTGTGGATACAGA AAACTACAGCCAGGAGCTGTTGGGCAAGCACAAGTCCTCGCTGGAGCAGCTAATACACAGGGATAGAAACCATCCCAGTGTGGTTATGTGGTCCATAGCCAATGAACCCCGCACGGCCAGCATGAATGCGGATTCGTACTTTGA ACTGGTGGCCAATTTCACAAGATCCTTGGACAAAACCCGACCTATTACGGCTGCCATTGCTGTGCCCTACACGCAGGATAAGTCG GGTCGCCATCTGGACATTATCAGCTTTAATCGCTATAATGCCTGGTACTCCAACACCGGTCGCCTGGATATGGTCACCCAGAATGTGATCGATGAGGCCACCGCCTGGAACAAGCAGTACAACAAACCTGTCATAATGTCGGAATATGGTGCAGATACCCTAGAAGGTTTGCATATG ACCCCCGCCTATGTCTGGTCGGAGGAGTTTCAGGAAGAGGTATTTGCCCGCCATTTCAAGGCCTTTGATCAGCTGCGCAAAAAGGGCTGGTTTATAGGCGAGTTTGTGTGGAACTTTGCCGACTTCAAGACAGCTCAAA gCTACACCCGCGTGGGCGGCAATAAAAAGGGCGTTTTTACCCGCTCTCGACAGCCAAAGGCGGCTGCTCATCTGCTCCGCAAAAGATACTTTGCCTTGGGCCGGGATCTGGACCAGTGCCAGTTTCCGGAGGATCTCTTCACCTACATAGCTGACCTTATATCGTAG
- the LOC108082605 gene encoding beta-glucuronidase isoform X2: protein MHLRIRLTCRKYEIWALSFFSLVTGLYVLHFSLALILVNKEVPQTRGMLYPRESETREVRSLDGIWNFVRSDQANPTQGVRDEWYTKDLSQSRPTIPMPVPASYNDITTDNLRDHVGTVWYDRKFFVPRSWSKNQRIWLRFGSVHYEAFVWINGQKVVKHEIGHLPFEAEVTDILNYGAENRITVMCDNALIQTTVPQGKITEVPNDNGMTIIQSYTFDFFNYAGIHRSVHLYTTPRTFIEEVEVTTALSENNSVGEVFYSVSVNGSAANEAINVLNIQANLYDKEGAKVANTTSDGKLDGCLKLTGVKPWWPYLMHPEPGYLYELEIKLLAANEELLDVYRLKVGLRTLSWNKSQFLINGKPVYFRGFGRHEDSDIRGKGLDNALMVRDFNLLKWIGANAYRTSHYPYSEESMQFADQHGIMIIDECPSVDTENYSQELLGKHKSSLEQLIHRDRNHPSVVMWSIANEPRTASMNADSYFELVANFTRSLDKTRPITAAIAVPYTQDKSGRHLDIISFNRYNAWYSNTGRLDMVTQNVIDEATAWNKQYNKPVIMSEYGADTLEGLHMTPAYVWSEEFQEEVFARHFKAFDQLRKKGWFIGEFVWNFADFKTAQSYTRVGGNKKGVFTRSRQPKAAAHLLRKRYFALGRDLDQCQFPEDLFTYIADLIS from the exons ATGCATTTGAGGATCCGTCTCACGTGTCGCAAATATGAAATTTGGG CTCTCTCCTTCTTCTCCCTGGTGACCGGTCTCTATGTCCTGCACTTCTCCCTAGCTCTGATCCTGGTCAACAAGGAGGTGCCCCAGACACGCGGTATGCTATATCCCAGGGAATCGGAGACGCGTGAAGTGCGCTCGCTGGACGGCATCTGGAATTTTGTGCGCTCCGATCAGGCGAATCCCACGCAGGGCGTTCGGGATGAGTGGTACACAAAGGATCTTAGCCAGAGCAGGCCCACGATTCCTATGCCAGTGCCTGCCTCCTACAATGACATTACCACGGACAACCTGAGGGATCATGTGGGCACCGTGTGGTATGATCGAAAGTTCTTTGTGCCTCGCTCTTGGTCGAAGAATCAGAGGATATGGCTAAGGTTTGGCAGTGTCCATTACGAGGCCTTTGTG tGGATCAATGGCCAAAAGGTGGTGAAGCACGAGATCGGTCATTTGCCCTTTGAGGCTGAGGTCACGGATATCCTTAATTATGGGGCCGAAAACAGGATCACTGTGATGTGTGACAATGCTTTGATCCAGACAACAGTGCCGCAGGGCAAGATCACAGAGGTGCCCAACGATAATGGGATGACCATTATCCAAAGCTATACCTTTGATTTCTTCAACTATGCGGGCATACACAGGAGTGTACATCTGTACACCACGCCCAGGACTTTTATTGAGGAGGTGGAAGTCACAACAGCTCTGTCGGAGAATAATAGTG TTGGCGAGGTCTTCTATAGCGTCAGCGTAAATGGCAGCGCTGCCAACGAAGCCATCAATGTCCTAAATATCCAAGCCAACCTCTACGACAAAGAAGGAGCCAAGGTGGCCAATACCACCTCGGATGGCAAGCTCGACGGCTGCCTGAAGCTCACAGGAGTCAAGCCTTGGTGGCCCTACCTGATGCATCCCGAACCTGGCTATCTTTATGAGCTGGAGATTAAGCTGCTGGCGGCCAACGAGGAGCTGCTCGATGTCTACCGGCTGAAAGTGGGCCTACGCACGCTAAGTTGGAACAAATCGCAGTTCCTTATCAATGGTAAACCTGTGTATTTCCGAGGCTTTGGAcgtcacgaggattcggataTAAGAGGCAAGGGCCTGGACAATGCCCTGATGGTGCGGGACTTTAATCTGTTGAAGTGGATAGGAGCGAATGCGTATCGCACTTCGCATTATCCTTACTCAGAGGAGTCCATGCAGTTTGCAGACCAGCATGGCATCATGATCATTGACGAGTGTCCCAGTGTGGATACAGA AAACTACAGCCAGGAGCTGTTGGGCAAGCACAAGTCCTCGCTGGAGCAGCTAATACACAGGGATAGAAACCATCCCAGTGTGGTTATGTGGTCCATAGCCAATGAACCCCGCACGGCCAGCATGAATGCGGATTCGTACTTTGA ACTGGTGGCCAATTTCACAAGATCCTTGGACAAAACCCGACCTATTACGGCTGCCATTGCTGTGCCCTACACGCAGGATAAGTCG GGTCGCCATCTGGACATTATCAGCTTTAATCGCTATAATGCCTGGTACTCCAACACCGGTCGCCTGGATATGGTCACCCAGAATGTGATCGATGAGGCCACCGCCTGGAACAAGCAGTACAACAAACCTGTCATAATGTCGGAATATGGTGCAGATACCCTAGAAGGTTTGCATATG ACCCCCGCCTATGTCTGGTCGGAGGAGTTTCAGGAAGAGGTATTTGCCCGCCATTTCAAGGCCTTTGATCAGCTGCGCAAAAAGGGCTGGTTTATAGGCGAGTTTGTGTGGAACTTTGCCGACTTCAAGACAGCTCAAA gCTACACCCGCGTGGGCGGCAATAAAAAGGGCGTTTTTACCCGCTCTCGACAGCCAAAGGCGGCTGCTCATCTGCTCCGCAAAAGATACTTTGCCTTGGGCCGGGATCTGGACCAGTGCCAGTTTCCGGAGGATCTCTTCACCTACATAGCTGACCTTATATCGTAG
- the LOC108082605 gene encoding beta-glucuronidase isoform X6, whose product MSLSFFSLVTGLYVLHFSLALILVNKEVPQTRGMLYPRESETREVRSLDGIWNFVRSDQANPTQGVRDEWYTKDLSQSRPTIPMPVPASYNDITTDNLRDHVGTVWYDRKFFVPRSWSKNQRIWLRFGSVHYEAFVWINGQKVVKHEIGHLPFEAEVTDILNYGAENRITVMCDNALIQTTVPQGKITEVPNDNGMTIIQSYTFDFFNYAGIHRSVHLYTTPRTFIEEVEVTTALSENNSVGEVFYSVSVNGSAANEAINVLNIQANLYDKEGAKVANTTSDGKLDGCLKLTGVKPWWPYLMHPEPGYLYELEIKLLAANEELLDVYRLKVGLRTLSWNKSQFLINGKPVYFRGFGRHEDSDIRGKGLDNALMVRDFNLLKWIGANAYRTSHYPYSEESMQFADQHGIMIIDECPSVDTENYSQELLGKHKSSLEQLIHRDRNHPSVVMWSIANEPRTASMNADSYFELVANFTRSLDKTRPITAAIAVPYTQDKSGRHLDIISFNRYNAWYSNTGRLDMVTQNVIDEATAWNKQYNKPVIMSEYGADTLEGLHMTPAYVWSEEFQEEVFARHFKAFDQLRKKGWFIGEFVWNFADFKTAQSYTRVGGNKKGVFTRSRQPKAAAHLLRKRYFALGRDLDQCQFPEDLFTYIADLIS is encoded by the exons ATGT CTCTCTCCTTCTTCTCCCTGGTGACCGGTCTCTATGTCCTGCACTTCTCCCTAGCTCTGATCCTGGTCAACAAGGAGGTGCCCCAGACACGCGGTATGCTATATCCCAGGGAATCGGAGACGCGTGAAGTGCGCTCGCTGGACGGCATCTGGAATTTTGTGCGCTCCGATCAGGCGAATCCCACGCAGGGCGTTCGGGATGAGTGGTACACAAAGGATCTTAGCCAGAGCAGGCCCACGATTCCTATGCCAGTGCCTGCCTCCTACAATGACATTACCACGGACAACCTGAGGGATCATGTGGGCACCGTGTGGTATGATCGAAAGTTCTTTGTGCCTCGCTCTTGGTCGAAGAATCAGAGGATATGGCTAAGGTTTGGCAGTGTCCATTACGAGGCCTTTGTG tGGATCAATGGCCAAAAGGTGGTGAAGCACGAGATCGGTCATTTGCCCTTTGAGGCTGAGGTCACGGATATCCTTAATTATGGGGCCGAAAACAGGATCACTGTGATGTGTGACAATGCTTTGATCCAGACAACAGTGCCGCAGGGCAAGATCACAGAGGTGCCCAACGATAATGGGATGACCATTATCCAAAGCTATACCTTTGATTTCTTCAACTATGCGGGCATACACAGGAGTGTACATCTGTACACCACGCCCAGGACTTTTATTGAGGAGGTGGAAGTCACAACAGCTCTGTCGGAGAATAATAGTG TTGGCGAGGTCTTCTATAGCGTCAGCGTAAATGGCAGCGCTGCCAACGAAGCCATCAATGTCCTAAATATCCAAGCCAACCTCTACGACAAAGAAGGAGCCAAGGTGGCCAATACCACCTCGGATGGCAAGCTCGACGGCTGCCTGAAGCTCACAGGAGTCAAGCCTTGGTGGCCCTACCTGATGCATCCCGAACCTGGCTATCTTTATGAGCTGGAGATTAAGCTGCTGGCGGCCAACGAGGAGCTGCTCGATGTCTACCGGCTGAAAGTGGGCCTACGCACGCTAAGTTGGAACAAATCGCAGTTCCTTATCAATGGTAAACCTGTGTATTTCCGAGGCTTTGGAcgtcacgaggattcggataTAAGAGGCAAGGGCCTGGACAATGCCCTGATGGTGCGGGACTTTAATCTGTTGAAGTGGATAGGAGCGAATGCGTATCGCACTTCGCATTATCCTTACTCAGAGGAGTCCATGCAGTTTGCAGACCAGCATGGCATCATGATCATTGACGAGTGTCCCAGTGTGGATACAGA AAACTACAGCCAGGAGCTGTTGGGCAAGCACAAGTCCTCGCTGGAGCAGCTAATACACAGGGATAGAAACCATCCCAGTGTGGTTATGTGGTCCATAGCCAATGAACCCCGCACGGCCAGCATGAATGCGGATTCGTACTTTGA ACTGGTGGCCAATTTCACAAGATCCTTGGACAAAACCCGACCTATTACGGCTGCCATTGCTGTGCCCTACACGCAGGATAAGTCG GGTCGCCATCTGGACATTATCAGCTTTAATCGCTATAATGCCTGGTACTCCAACACCGGTCGCCTGGATATGGTCACCCAGAATGTGATCGATGAGGCCACCGCCTGGAACAAGCAGTACAACAAACCTGTCATAATGTCGGAATATGGTGCAGATACCCTAGAAGGTTTGCATATG ACCCCCGCCTATGTCTGGTCGGAGGAGTTTCAGGAAGAGGTATTTGCCCGCCATTTCAAGGCCTTTGATCAGCTGCGCAAAAAGGGCTGGTTTATAGGCGAGTTTGTGTGGAACTTTGCCGACTTCAAGACAGCTCAAA gCTACACCCGCGTGGGCGGCAATAAAAAGGGCGTTTTTACCCGCTCTCGACAGCCAAAGGCGGCTGCTCATCTGCTCCGCAAAAGATACTTTGCCTTGGGCCGGGATCTGGACCAGTGCCAGTTTCCGGAGGATCTCTTCACCTACATAGCTGACCTTATATCGTAG
- the LOC108082605 gene encoding beta-glucuronidase isoform X7, whose translation MGIMGLWRFLKSLILVNKEVPQTRGMLYPRESETREVRSLDGIWNFVRSDQANPTQGVRDEWYTKDLSQSRPTIPMPVPASYNDITTDNLRDHVGTVWYDRKFFVPRSWSKNQRIWLRFGSVHYEAFVWINGQKVVKHEIGHLPFEAEVTDILNYGAENRITVMCDNALIQTTVPQGKITEVPNDNGMTIIQSYTFDFFNYAGIHRSVHLYTTPRTFIEEVEVTTALSENNSVGEVFYSVSVNGSAANEAINVLNIQANLYDKEGAKVANTTSDGKLDGCLKLTGVKPWWPYLMHPEPGYLYELEIKLLAANEELLDVYRLKVGLRTLSWNKSQFLINGKPVYFRGFGRHEDSDIRGKGLDNALMVRDFNLLKWIGANAYRTSHYPYSEESMQFADQHGIMIIDECPSVDTENYSQELLGKHKSSLEQLIHRDRNHPSVVMWSIANEPRTASMNADSYFELVANFTRSLDKTRPITAAIAVPYTQDKSGRHLDIISFNRYNAWYSNTGRLDMVTQNVIDEATAWNKQYNKPVIMSEYGADTLEGLHMTPAYVWSEEFQEEVFARHFKAFDQLRKKGWFIGEFVWNFADFKTAQSYTRVGGNKKGVFTRSRQPKAAAHLLRKRYFALGRDLDQCQFPEDLFTYIADLIS comes from the exons ATGGGTATTATGGGATTGTGGCGCTTTCTGAAAT CTCTGATCCTGGTCAACAAGGAGGTGCCCCAGACACGCGGTATGCTATATCCCAGGGAATCGGAGACGCGTGAAGTGCGCTCGCTGGACGGCATCTGGAATTTTGTGCGCTCCGATCAGGCGAATCCCACGCAGGGCGTTCGGGATGAGTGGTACACAAAGGATCTTAGCCAGAGCAGGCCCACGATTCCTATGCCAGTGCCTGCCTCCTACAATGACATTACCACGGACAACCTGAGGGATCATGTGGGCACCGTGTGGTATGATCGAAAGTTCTTTGTGCCTCGCTCTTGGTCGAAGAATCAGAGGATATGGCTAAGGTTTGGCAGTGTCCATTACGAGGCCTTTGTG tGGATCAATGGCCAAAAGGTGGTGAAGCACGAGATCGGTCATTTGCCCTTTGAGGCTGAGGTCACGGATATCCTTAATTATGGGGCCGAAAACAGGATCACTGTGATGTGTGACAATGCTTTGATCCAGACAACAGTGCCGCAGGGCAAGATCACAGAGGTGCCCAACGATAATGGGATGACCATTATCCAAAGCTATACCTTTGATTTCTTCAACTATGCGGGCATACACAGGAGTGTACATCTGTACACCACGCCCAGGACTTTTATTGAGGAGGTGGAAGTCACAACAGCTCTGTCGGAGAATAATAGTG TTGGCGAGGTCTTCTATAGCGTCAGCGTAAATGGCAGCGCTGCCAACGAAGCCATCAATGTCCTAAATATCCAAGCCAACCTCTACGACAAAGAAGGAGCCAAGGTGGCCAATACCACCTCGGATGGCAAGCTCGACGGCTGCCTGAAGCTCACAGGAGTCAAGCCTTGGTGGCCCTACCTGATGCATCCCGAACCTGGCTATCTTTATGAGCTGGAGATTAAGCTGCTGGCGGCCAACGAGGAGCTGCTCGATGTCTACCGGCTGAAAGTGGGCCTACGCACGCTAAGTTGGAACAAATCGCAGTTCCTTATCAATGGTAAACCTGTGTATTTCCGAGGCTTTGGAcgtcacgaggattcggataTAAGAGGCAAGGGCCTGGACAATGCCCTGATGGTGCGGGACTTTAATCTGTTGAAGTGGATAGGAGCGAATGCGTATCGCACTTCGCATTATCCTTACTCAGAGGAGTCCATGCAGTTTGCAGACCAGCATGGCATCATGATCATTGACGAGTGTCCCAGTGTGGATACAGA AAACTACAGCCAGGAGCTGTTGGGCAAGCACAAGTCCTCGCTGGAGCAGCTAATACACAGGGATAGAAACCATCCCAGTGTGGTTATGTGGTCCATAGCCAATGAACCCCGCACGGCCAGCATGAATGCGGATTCGTACTTTGA ACTGGTGGCCAATTTCACAAGATCCTTGGACAAAACCCGACCTATTACGGCTGCCATTGCTGTGCCCTACACGCAGGATAAGTCG GGTCGCCATCTGGACATTATCAGCTTTAATCGCTATAATGCCTGGTACTCCAACACCGGTCGCCTGGATATGGTCACCCAGAATGTGATCGATGAGGCCACCGCCTGGAACAAGCAGTACAACAAACCTGTCATAATGTCGGAATATGGTGCAGATACCCTAGAAGGTTTGCATATG ACCCCCGCCTATGTCTGGTCGGAGGAGTTTCAGGAAGAGGTATTTGCCCGCCATTTCAAGGCCTTTGATCAGCTGCGCAAAAAGGGCTGGTTTATAGGCGAGTTTGTGTGGAACTTTGCCGACTTCAAGACAGCTCAAA gCTACACCCGCGTGGGCGGCAATAAAAAGGGCGTTTTTACCCGCTCTCGACAGCCAAAGGCGGCTGCTCATCTGCTCCGCAAAAGATACTTTGCCTTGGGCCGGGATCTGGACCAGTGCCAGTTTCCGGAGGATCTCTTCACCTACATAGCTGACCTTATATCGTAG
- the LOC108082605 gene encoding beta-glucuronidase isoform X8 — protein sequence MALILVNKEVPQTRGMLYPRESETREVRSLDGIWNFVRSDQANPTQGVRDEWYTKDLSQSRPTIPMPVPASYNDITTDNLRDHVGTVWYDRKFFVPRSWSKNQRIWLRFGSVHYEAFVWINGQKVVKHEIGHLPFEAEVTDILNYGAENRITVMCDNALIQTTVPQGKITEVPNDNGMTIIQSYTFDFFNYAGIHRSVHLYTTPRTFIEEVEVTTALSENNSVGEVFYSVSVNGSAANEAINVLNIQANLYDKEGAKVANTTSDGKLDGCLKLTGVKPWWPYLMHPEPGYLYELEIKLLAANEELLDVYRLKVGLRTLSWNKSQFLINGKPVYFRGFGRHEDSDIRGKGLDNALMVRDFNLLKWIGANAYRTSHYPYSEESMQFADQHGIMIIDECPSVDTENYSQELLGKHKSSLEQLIHRDRNHPSVVMWSIANEPRTASMNADSYFELVANFTRSLDKTRPITAAIAVPYTQDKSGRHLDIISFNRYNAWYSNTGRLDMVTQNVIDEATAWNKQYNKPVIMSEYGADTLEGLHMTPAYVWSEEFQEEVFARHFKAFDQLRKKGWFIGEFVWNFADFKTAQSYTRVGGNKKGVFTRSRQPKAAAHLLRKRYFALGRDLDQCQFPEDLFTYIADLIS from the exons ATGG CTCTGATCCTGGTCAACAAGGAGGTGCCCCAGACACGCGGTATGCTATATCCCAGGGAATCGGAGACGCGTGAAGTGCGCTCGCTGGACGGCATCTGGAATTTTGTGCGCTCCGATCAGGCGAATCCCACGCAGGGCGTTCGGGATGAGTGGTACACAAAGGATCTTAGCCAGAGCAGGCCCACGATTCCTATGCCAGTGCCTGCCTCCTACAATGACATTACCACGGACAACCTGAGGGATCATGTGGGCACCGTGTGGTATGATCGAAAGTTCTTTGTGCCTCGCTCTTGGTCGAAGAATCAGAGGATATGGCTAAGGTTTGGCAGTGTCCATTACGAGGCCTTTGTG tGGATCAATGGCCAAAAGGTGGTGAAGCACGAGATCGGTCATTTGCCCTTTGAGGCTGAGGTCACGGATATCCTTAATTATGGGGCCGAAAACAGGATCACTGTGATGTGTGACAATGCTTTGATCCAGACAACAGTGCCGCAGGGCAAGATCACAGAGGTGCCCAACGATAATGGGATGACCATTATCCAAAGCTATACCTTTGATTTCTTCAACTATGCGGGCATACACAGGAGTGTACATCTGTACACCACGCCCAGGACTTTTATTGAGGAGGTGGAAGTCACAACAGCTCTGTCGGAGAATAATAGTG TTGGCGAGGTCTTCTATAGCGTCAGCGTAAATGGCAGCGCTGCCAACGAAGCCATCAATGTCCTAAATATCCAAGCCAACCTCTACGACAAAGAAGGAGCCAAGGTGGCCAATACCACCTCGGATGGCAAGCTCGACGGCTGCCTGAAGCTCACAGGAGTCAAGCCTTGGTGGCCCTACCTGATGCATCCCGAACCTGGCTATCTTTATGAGCTGGAGATTAAGCTGCTGGCGGCCAACGAGGAGCTGCTCGATGTCTACCGGCTGAAAGTGGGCCTACGCACGCTAAGTTGGAACAAATCGCAGTTCCTTATCAATGGTAAACCTGTGTATTTCCGAGGCTTTGGAcgtcacgaggattcggataTAAGAGGCAAGGGCCTGGACAATGCCCTGATGGTGCGGGACTTTAATCTGTTGAAGTGGATAGGAGCGAATGCGTATCGCACTTCGCATTATCCTTACTCAGAGGAGTCCATGCAGTTTGCAGACCAGCATGGCATCATGATCATTGACGAGTGTCCCAGTGTGGATACAGA AAACTACAGCCAGGAGCTGTTGGGCAAGCACAAGTCCTCGCTGGAGCAGCTAATACACAGGGATAGAAACCATCCCAGTGTGGTTATGTGGTCCATAGCCAATGAACCCCGCACGGCCAGCATGAATGCGGATTCGTACTTTGA ACTGGTGGCCAATTTCACAAGATCCTTGGACAAAACCCGACCTATTACGGCTGCCATTGCTGTGCCCTACACGCAGGATAAGTCG GGTCGCCATCTGGACATTATCAGCTTTAATCGCTATAATGCCTGGTACTCCAACACCGGTCGCCTGGATATGGTCACCCAGAATGTGATCGATGAGGCCACCGCCTGGAACAAGCAGTACAACAAACCTGTCATAATGTCGGAATATGGTGCAGATACCCTAGAAGGTTTGCATATG ACCCCCGCCTATGTCTGGTCGGAGGAGTTTCAGGAAGAGGTATTTGCCCGCCATTTCAAGGCCTTTGATCAGCTGCGCAAAAAGGGCTGGTTTATAGGCGAGTTTGTGTGGAACTTTGCCGACTTCAAGACAGCTCAAA gCTACACCCGCGTGGGCGGCAATAAAAAGGGCGTTTTTACCCGCTCTCGACAGCCAAAGGCGGCTGCTCATCTGCTCCGCAAAAGATACTTTGCCTTGGGCCGGGATCTGGACCAGTGCCAGTTTCCGGAGGATCTCTTCACCTACATAGCTGACCTTATATCGTAG